In a single window of the Streptomyces sp. NBC_00094 genome:
- a CDS encoding DUF397 domain-containing protein, whose protein sequence is MKTADLAWFKSSYSGPEGGECLEVAYDWQKSSYSSGEGGNCLEVALHPTTIHLRDSKTPLGPQLAVSPATWVAFVSYAAATTQS, encoded by the coding sequence ATGAAGACCGCGGATCTGGCCTGGTTCAAGAGCAGCTACAGCGGCCCTGAGGGCGGCGAGTGCCTCGAAGTCGCCTACGACTGGCAGAAGTCCAGCTACAGCAGTGGCGAAGGCGGCAACTGCCTCGAAGTCGCCCTCCACCCCACCACCATCCACCTCCGCGACTCCAAGACCCCCCTCGGACCCCAGCTCGCCGTATCCCCCGCGACCTGGGTGGCGTTCGTCTCGTACGCTGCGGCTACAACGCAATCATGA
- a CDS encoding helix-turn-helix transcriptional regulator: MSENEAERPERPSEADGTAHLFRALGKIIKVLRKNAGLSQAELAEITHCSEDLISAIERGVRIPQPDFLLRADPVLDAGGVLVAAVDDLREAQAKARVRHPDWFRSFAKEEAEAVALHYYAVQAVPGMLQTPAYAGSLFERSRPMLNEATIEKRMADRISRQAIFDRWPVPTISFVLEAAVLLRPFGGPKVHREQLLRIQEVAQRRTVELQILPQDAEEHPYLGSPFTLLTPKGRREVAYTEVYGHARLITDPEEVRQHSERYGILRSQALTKRESLDWIEKRLGER, encoded by the coding sequence ATGTCGGAGAACGAGGCGGAACGGCCGGAACGGCCGTCCGAAGCAGACGGGACGGCGCACCTCTTCCGTGCGCTCGGGAAGATCATCAAGGTGCTGCGGAAGAACGCGGGCCTGAGCCAGGCGGAGCTCGCCGAGATCACGCATTGCAGCGAGGACCTGATCTCCGCGATCGAACGGGGCGTACGGATTCCCCAGCCGGACTTCCTGCTCCGGGCGGACCCGGTGCTCGACGCGGGCGGGGTGCTCGTAGCGGCGGTGGATGACCTGCGGGAGGCGCAGGCGAAGGCGCGGGTGCGGCACCCGGACTGGTTCCGGAGCTTCGCGAAGGAGGAGGCGGAGGCAGTCGCTCTGCACTATTACGCGGTGCAGGCTGTGCCAGGCATGCTCCAGACACCCGCCTATGCCGGATCGCTCTTCGAACGCAGTCGCCCGATGCTGAACGAGGCGACCATCGAGAAGCGGATGGCCGACCGGATTTCACGGCAGGCGATCTTCGACCGATGGCCCGTGCCGACCATCAGCTTCGTCCTGGAGGCAGCGGTTCTGCTCCGACCGTTCGGCGGACCCAAGGTCCACCGCGAGCAGCTCCTACGCATCCAGGAGGTGGCTCAGCGACGCACGGTGGAGCTGCAGATCCTCCCCCAGGACGCCGAGGAACACCCGTACCTGGGCAGCCCGTTCACCCTACTTACCCCTAAGGGTAGACGCGAGGTCGCCTACACCGAGGTCTACGGTCACGCCCGGCTGATCACCGACCCGGAAGAGGTACGCCAGCACTCCGAGCGCTATGGGATCCTGCGATCACAGGCACTCACCAAGCGGGAGTCCCTGGATTGGATCGAGAAACGGCTGGGAGAACGATGA
- a CDS encoding ATP-binding protein: MKSETTTPTSEFTLRLSATRRGARLARLLAVQQLHDWGVTGSAADAAELVVAELASNAALHGRVRGRDFEVRMERAADHVRIELSDARGERRPLPAREPDEGGYGLLLVAALATAWGVKERCVGKTVWATVPTGASVRSG; the protein is encoded by the coding sequence ATGAAGTCCGAAACCACCACCCCAACCAGTGAGTTCACGCTCCGGCTCTCGGCGACGCGCCGGGGCGCGCGGCTCGCCCGACTACTCGCCGTGCAGCAGCTCCACGACTGGGGCGTGACCGGCTCCGCCGCCGACGCGGCAGAACTGGTCGTCGCCGAGCTCGCGAGCAACGCCGCCCTGCACGGCCGGGTGCGGGGGAGGGACTTCGAGGTACGGATGGAGCGCGCCGCCGACCACGTACGGATCGAGCTGTCGGACGCGCGCGGCGAGCGGCGGCCGTTACCGGCCCGGGAGCCCGATGAGGGCGGCTACGGGCTGCTGCTCGTAGCCGCCCTCGCCACCGCGTGGGGTGTGAAGGAGCGGTGCGTCGGCAAGACGGTCTGGGCGACCGTGCCGACGGGGGCGTCCGTCAGAAGCGGGTGA
- a CDS encoding VCBS repeat-containing protein, whose product MLHTRTHRHRLAAAVTAVLAVTATGLATPAVAAAPPASVTAGADQATDQQDALTMPAGVRVAGSGPTGFLSSFMEGSTRVYTWTRHQDGAQTTLPGTPYGAAAGTDIVIRAMGTTRTHIDMSTGTELMTYDTSTLGGTYAPKLYLDTGLIALTNVNNQEEPHLFSQDDQGRLVDHKLTGLPEGATYLRFAAGTPGTVIVHYLTQANGVDQFRVALVDTASASVIETYDTLKTTLYSASAVSPTHVAWIEWPDYNKATLAVVRRGGTEVERTPLGEAYQTTVQLMGDWVVSGVTGGVDSNISTADYTLTARPLKGGETVDLLDHATNTTQSSDGSLIATGGTVGQGEGLYRITPDETGTPAASLLVTTGVPTALVLKEETPLPSGVIDRDRNGGSLKASWTFVRHNARVLLTIRHTASGKQWTSSGGTRSESVPYAFEWNGTFSGGLPAYNGDYTWTMTAKPANGIGPDIVRTGGFTMARAVRPHDFNDNGTSDLLIRDRDGQLRAYDSSQLLGPSRTELNSTLLSNGIDGTGWEVYDRLLAPGNLGGSPQADLLARDKSGVLWLHPGAVRALAPRVRIGAGWQIYDKLAAGSDVTGDGRPDLVATDKTGVMYLYKGTGNASAPLANRTRVGAGWGIYNQVTAVGNAAGAPAGDLVARDKAGVLWMYLGNGNGTFASRIRVGGGWQGYADVFGFGDADRDGIADLMAYDIYGAPYLYKGTGSWRAPYASRSLVNNAYGLGGSGTVTRF is encoded by the coding sequence TTGCTCCACACGCGTACGCACCGGCACCGGCTCGCCGCAGCCGTCACCGCCGTGCTCGCCGTCACCGCCACCGGACTGGCCACCCCCGCCGTCGCGGCCGCACCGCCCGCCTCTGTCACGGCGGGTGCGGACCAAGCGACGGACCAGCAGGACGCCCTGACCATGCCGGCGGGCGTGCGGGTCGCCGGCAGCGGGCCCACGGGCTTCCTGTCGTCCTTCATGGAGGGCTCGACCCGCGTCTACACCTGGACGCGGCACCAGGACGGCGCTCAGACCACGCTGCCCGGTACTCCGTACGGGGCAGCCGCCGGCACGGACATCGTCATCCGGGCCATGGGCACCACCCGCACCCACATCGACATGTCCACGGGCACCGAGCTGATGACCTACGACACCAGCACCCTCGGCGGGACTTACGCCCCGAAGCTGTACCTGGACACCGGGCTCATCGCGTTGACAAACGTGAACAACCAGGAAGAACCGCACCTGTTCAGCCAGGACGACCAGGGCCGGCTCGTCGATCACAAGCTGACCGGCCTGCCCGAGGGTGCTACGTACCTGCGTTTCGCGGCCGGCACGCCGGGCACCGTCATCGTCCACTACCTCACCCAGGCGAACGGCGTCGACCAGTTCCGGGTGGCGCTCGTGGACACCGCGTCCGCCTCGGTCATCGAGACGTACGACACCCTCAAAACCACCCTCTACTCAGCCTCGGCCGTGTCACCGACCCATGTGGCCTGGATCGAGTGGCCCGACTACAACAAGGCGACCCTCGCCGTCGTCCGGCGGGGCGGGACGGAGGTCGAGCGGACGCCGCTGGGCGAGGCGTACCAGACGACCGTCCAGCTGATGGGCGACTGGGTCGTCTCCGGCGTGACCGGCGGTGTCGACTCCAACATCAGCACCGCCGACTACACGCTGACCGCCCGCCCGCTGAAGGGCGGCGAGACGGTCGATCTCCTCGACCACGCGACCAACACCACCCAGTCCTCCGACGGGAGCCTGATCGCCACCGGCGGCACGGTCGGGCAGGGCGAGGGCCTGTACCGGATCACCCCCGACGAGACGGGCACGCCCGCCGCATCCCTCCTGGTGACCACCGGCGTCCCCACGGCCCTCGTGCTCAAGGAAGAGACCCCACTGCCGAGCGGCGTGATCGACCGCGACCGCAACGGCGGCTCGCTGAAGGCGTCGTGGACGTTCGTCCGGCACAACGCGAGGGTGCTCCTGACCATCAGGCACACCGCGTCCGGCAAGCAATGGACCTCGTCCGGGGGGACGCGCTCGGAGAGCGTCCCCTACGCCTTCGAGTGGAACGGCACGTTCAGCGGCGGCCTCCCCGCGTACAACGGGGACTACACCTGGACGATGACGGCGAAGCCCGCCAACGGCATCGGCCCCGACATCGTGCGCACCGGCGGCTTCACGATGGCCCGCGCGGTCAGGCCGCACGACTTCAACGACAACGGCACCTCGGACCTGCTCATCCGGGACCGTGACGGTCAGCTGCGCGCCTACGACAGCAGCCAGCTGCTGGGCCCGTCGAGAACCGAGCTGAACTCCACCTTGCTCAGCAACGGCATTGACGGCACCGGCTGGGAGGTCTACGACCGCCTCCTCGCCCCCGGCAACCTCGGCGGCTCCCCGCAGGCCGACCTCCTGGCCCGCGACAAGAGCGGCGTGCTCTGGCTCCACCCGGGCGCCGTGCGCGCCCTCGCGCCCCGCGTGAGGATCGGCGCCGGCTGGCAGATCTACGACAAGCTGGCGGCCGGCAGCGACGTCACCGGCGACGGCCGCCCCGACCTCGTCGCCACCGACAAGACCGGCGTCATGTACCTCTACAAGGGCACGGGCAACGCCTCCGCCCCTCTGGCGAACCGGACGAGGGTCGGGGCCGGCTGGGGCATCTACAACCAGGTCACCGCCGTCGGCAACGCCGCCGGAGCACCCGCCGGGGACCTCGTCGCCCGCGACAAGGCCGGCGTCCTCTGGATGTACCTCGGCAACGGCAACGGCACCTTCGCGAGCCGCATCCGCGTCGGCGGCGGCTGGCAGGGGTACGCGGACGTCTTCGGCTTCGGCGACGCCGACCGGGACGGCATCGCCGACCTGATGGCGTACGACATCTACGGCGCGCCGTACCTCTACAAGGGCACCGGCAGCTGGCGCGCCCCGTACGCGTCGCGCTCCCTCGTCAACAACGCCTACGGGCTGGGGGGGTCCGGTACCGTCACCCGCTTCTGA